GCACTTCGGGTTCCGATCCGAAGCGGCGGATCGCCTCCACGAAAATGACGGTGGCAATGACGATCAGCAGCACGGCGTTGGCCAGGGCGGCCAGGACTTCCGCGCGCTGGTAACCGTAGGTGCGGCGCTTGGTGGCGGGCCGGGTGGCAATCCAGGCTGCCAGCAGCGCGATTGAAACACCGGCGGCGTCTGAGAGCATGTGGCCGGCGTCGGCAAGCAAAGCCAGTGAGCCGGAGAGCAGGGCACCCACTACTTGGAGGAAAACAACGCTGATGGTGATCAGGAAAACGATCAGCAGTTTGCGGCGGTGCCGTCCGGTGGCGGTTCCTGCGGGCAGTCCGTGACTGTGGCCGTGATGATCTCCCATGCCTTAAGGCTAACTACCCCCAGCCAAGTTCGTGCAGGCGCTCGTCGTCGATCCCGAAATGATGGGCGACCTCGTGGATAACCGTGATGCGGATTTCATCGACCAACTCATCCCTGGAGGAACACATCCGCATCAGTGGCCCGCGAAAAATGACGATGCGGTCCGGAAGGGAACCGGCATCCCACCACGAATCCCGTTCCGTCAGGGGGGTGCCTTCGTACAGGCCCAGCAGCTCGGTTGCGGGGTCCTCTCCGGGGTCCGGGATGTACTCGTCCTCGATGAAGATCGCGACGTTGTTCATGGCGGCGGCCAGGTCCGCGGGGATGGTATCGATGGCGTCATCCACTGCGGTCTCGAAGTCTTCGGGAAGCATCTCTATGGGCACCTAAGCCACTTTAGCGGGGCGGCCTCCGGCCCGGTTACGGCGGCCGTTTTGCTGTTTGCCCAAACAGGCCCTATAGTTT
This genomic interval from Arthrobacter sunyaminii contains the following:
- a CDS encoding metallopeptidase family protein; this encodes MLPEDFETAVDDAIDTIPADLAAAMNNVAIFIEDEYIPDPGEDPATELLGLYEGTPLTERDSWWDAGSLPDRIVIFRGPLMRMCSSRDELVDEIRITVIHEVAHHFGIDDERLHELGWG